One Hyphomicrobium album genomic window carries:
- a CDS encoding glutathione S-transferase family protein, whose translation MPEAQKPRLKLYHASPSRSSVTLWMLEELGEPFEIELLSLKNGDQRKPEYLAVNPMGKVPTLDDGGTIVSEVSAICCYLADAYPKAGLAPAVHDKLRGPYLKWLFYVPSCVEPAVLDKAMNRPPPPRSTAGWADYDTVIEVLRAAAAKSAPYLLGERFTAADVVVGSSLRWLMQFKLIPELPEFVAYTDTLKKHPALQRQLAKDEAYARQTSG comes from the coding sequence ATGCCCGAAGCACAAAAGCCGCGGCTGAAGCTCTATCACGCTTCGCCGTCGCGTTCGTCGGTGACCCTGTGGATGCTCGAGGAGTTGGGCGAGCCATTCGAAATTGAGCTGCTCAGCCTGAAGAATGGCGATCAGCGCAAGCCCGAGTATCTCGCCGTCAATCCAATGGGCAAGGTGCCGACGCTCGATGACGGCGGCACCATCGTGTCGGAGGTGTCCGCCATCTGTTGCTATCTGGCCGATGCCTATCCGAAAGCGGGACTGGCGCCGGCGGTACACGACAAGCTGCGCGGTCCCTACCTCAAGTGGCTGTTCTACGTGCCGAGCTGCGTCGAGCCGGCGGTGCTCGACAAGGCGATGAACCGGCCGCCACCGCCCCGCTCGACAGCCGGCTGGGCGGACTACGATACGGTGATCGAAGTGTTGCGCGCGGCAGCTGCCAAATCGGCCCCCTATCTGCTCGGCGAGCGCTTCACGGCCGCCGACGTCGTCGTGGGGTCGAGTCTTCGCTGGTTGATGCAGTTCAAGCTCATCCCGGAGTTGCCCGAGTTCGTCGCGTACACCGACACCCTCAAGAAGCACCCAGCGTTGCAGCGGCAGCTTGCCAAGGACGAGGCGTATGCACGACAGACGAGCGGCTAG
- a CDS encoding ABC transporter ATP-binding protein, whose product MTSAKALLDVRDLSVAFSGGRVVAADSVSFRIAKGETVALVGESGSGKTVSALSILRLLPYPAASHPSGEVWFEGRNLLKLKESQLQSVRGDRISMIFQEPMTSLNPLHPIERQVGEVLRVHRHMDDKAVRTRVLELLHKVGIRDPEKRLDAFPHQLSGGQRQRVMIAMALANEPDLLIADEPTTALDVTIQAQILELLKQLQREMGMAMLLITHDLGIVRKMADRVYIMNAGEIVEEGVTEDIFTKPQHGYTKKLLAAEPKGTPPPANDAAPVVVETDDLKVWFPIKRGLLRRTVDHVKAVDGVTLKLRKGQTLGVVGESGSGKTTLGLAILRLISSDGPIVYMGKRIDGLTSREMRPLRKEMQIVFQDPYGSLSPRMSVSQIIEEGLTIQAPELDYDQRRARVSAALKEVGLDPNAQDRYPHEFSGGQRQRIAVARAMVLQPKFVLLDEPTSALDMSVQAQIVDLLRDLQKKHDLSYMFISHDLKVIRALCNYVMVMRNGKVIEEGPAADVFSHPKEEYTKALLAAAFNMSVLHKSALAS is encoded by the coding sequence ATGACGAGCGCTAAGGCACTTCTCGATGTCAGGGACTTGTCCGTCGCCTTCTCGGGCGGCCGCGTCGTCGCCGCGGACAGCGTCTCGTTCCGCATCGCCAAGGGCGAGACGGTGGCGCTGGTCGGCGAGTCCGGCTCCGGCAAGACCGTCTCGGCGCTGTCGATCCTGCGGCTGTTGCCCTACCCGGCGGCCTCGCACCCGTCGGGCGAGGTTTGGTTCGAGGGGCGCAACCTCCTGAAGCTGAAGGAATCCCAGCTGCAGTCGGTGCGCGGCGACCGTATCTCGATGATCTTCCAGGAGCCGATGACGTCGCTCAACCCGCTGCACCCCATCGAGCGGCAGGTGGGCGAGGTGCTACGCGTCCATCGGCACATGGACGACAAGGCGGTCCGCACGCGCGTGCTCGAGCTTTTGCACAAGGTCGGCATCCGCGATCCCGAGAAGCGGCTCGACGCCTTCCCGCATCAACTTTCCGGCGGCCAGCGCCAGCGCGTGATGATCGCGATGGCCCTGGCGAACGAGCCGGACCTGCTCATCGCCGACGAGCCGACCACTGCCCTCGACGTCACCATTCAGGCGCAGATCCTCGAGTTGCTGAAGCAGCTGCAGCGCGAGATGGGCATGGCGATGCTGCTCATCACCCACGACCTCGGCATCGTCCGCAAGATGGCCGACCGCGTCTACATCATGAACGCCGGCGAGATCGTCGAGGAAGGCGTCACCGAGGATATCTTCACCAAGCCGCAGCACGGCTACACCAAGAAGCTGCTCGCTGCCGAGCCCAAGGGCACGCCGCCTCCCGCCAACGATGCGGCGCCCGTCGTCGTCGAGACCGACGACTTGAAGGTCTGGTTCCCGATCAAGCGCGGCCTGCTCCGCCGCACCGTCGACCACGTCAAAGCGGTGGATGGCGTCACGCTGAAGCTCCGCAAGGGCCAGACACTGGGCGTGGTCGGCGAATCCGGTTCGGGCAAGACGACGCTCGGACTGGCCATTCTCCGCCTGATCTCGTCCGACGGCCCTATTGTCTACATGGGAAAGCGCATCGACGGACTGACGAGCCGCGAGATGCGACCGCTGCGCAAAGAGATGCAGATCGTCTTCCAGGATCCGTACGGCTCGCTGTCGCCGCGCATGTCGGTAAGTCAGATCATCGAGGAAGGCTTGACGATTCAGGCGCCTGAGCTCGACTACGACCAGCGGCGTGCGCGCGTCTCTGCTGCACTGAAGGAGGTCGGTCTCGATCCGAACGCCCAGGACCGCTATCCCCACGAGTTCTCCGGCGGCCAGCGCCAGCGCATCGCCGTTGCCCGCGCCATGGTGCTGCAGCCGAAGTTCGTGCTGCTGGACGAGCCGACGAGTGCCCTCGACATGTCGGTGCAGGCGCAGATCGTCGACCTGTTGCGCGATCTGCAGAAGAAGCACGACCTCTCGTACATGTTCATCAGCCACGACCTCAAGGTCATCCGCGCGCTGTGCAACTACGTGATGGTGATGCGCAACGGCAAGGTGATCGAGGAAGGTCCAGCCGCGGATGTGTTCTCCCATCCCAAGGAGGAGTACACCAAGGCGCTGCTTGCCGCGGCCTTCAACATGAGCGTGCTGCACAAATCCGCGCTCGCGAGCTGA
- a CDS encoding ABC transporter permease: protein MNPINQRRLANFRANRRGYWSLCVFIVLFVLSLFAAFIANDRPILISYKGELLSPVLTTYPESKFGGFLAVTDYKDPVILDEIKNNGWAIWPPISYSYDTINKDYPGRKSSGGLCLGFPAPPPWSTSMPLCDAPADQLARFNALGNTNWLGLDDQGRDVVARVIYGFRLSVLFGLLLAALSAIIGVSAGAVQGYFGGKTDLIFQRFLEIWSSIPSLFVLIIISSVLVPGFWTLLGILLLFEWVNLVGVVRAEFLRARNFEYVKAARALGLSHRKIMWKHMLPNAMVATLTFLPFMLSGAVAALTALDFLGLGMPPGSPSLGELLLQGKRHLEAPWLGLTGFFSLAIMLSLFIFIGEAVRDAFDPRKTFR from the coding sequence ATGAACCCCATCAACCAGCGCCGCCTTGCCAACTTCAGGGCAAACCGGCGTGGCTACTGGAGCTTGTGCGTCTTCATCGTCCTGTTCGTCCTCTCGTTGTTCGCGGCCTTCATCGCCAACGACCGACCGATCCTGATAAGCTACAAGGGCGAGCTTCTGTCGCCGGTCCTCACCACCTATCCGGAATCGAAGTTCGGCGGCTTCCTCGCCGTCACCGACTACAAGGACCCGGTGATCCTCGACGAGATCAAGAATAACGGCTGGGCAATCTGGCCGCCCATCTCCTACTCCTACGACACGATCAACAAAGACTATCCGGGCCGCAAGAGCTCGGGAGGGCTGTGCCTCGGCTTCCCCGCGCCTCCGCCATGGTCGACCAGCATGCCGCTATGCGATGCCCCTGCCGACCAGCTCGCGCGCTTCAACGCACTCGGCAACACCAACTGGCTCGGCCTCGACGACCAGGGGCGCGACGTGGTTGCGCGCGTCATCTATGGCTTCCGCCTCTCGGTGCTGTTCGGACTCTTGCTCGCGGCTCTGTCGGCAATCATCGGCGTCTCCGCCGGCGCCGTGCAGGGCTACTTCGGGGGCAAGACCGATCTCATCTTCCAGCGCTTCCTGGAGATCTGGTCGTCGATCCCGTCGCTGTTCGTTCTGATCATCATCTCCTCCGTGCTCGTCCCAGGTTTCTGGACGCTGCTCGGCATCCTTTTGCTGTTCGAATGGGTGAACCTCGTCGGCGTGGTGCGCGCCGAGTTCCTGCGCGCCCGCAACTTCGAGTACGTGAAGGCGGCCCGCGCGCTCGGCCTGTCACACCGCAAGATCATGTGGAAGCACATGCTGCCGAACGCCATGGTTGCAACGCTCACCTTCCTCCCATTCATGCTGTCGGGCGCCGTCGCCGCGCTCACGGCGCTGGACTTTCTCGGCCTCGGCATGCCGCCCGGCTCGCCGTCGCTGGGCGAACTCCTCTTGCAGGGCAAGCGTCACCTCGAGGCGCCGTGGCTCGGCCTCACTGGCTTCTTCTCGCTCGCGATCATGCTGTCACTATTCATCTTCATCGGCGAGGCGGTGCGCGATGCATTCGACCCGCGCAAGACGTTCCGGTAG
- a CDS encoding leucyl aminopeptidase family protein: MLAKDSALDALPLSAEQRKWAEGVGFKGTAKQQTLLPGSDGRIAGVLFGLGDGSAGEPSGPSELLIGQLAQSLPAGTYRLAQDPREPTLAAIAWGLGSYRYTRYKTKRNGAAQAAGLRFPQGADRELAINTIEAVRLGRDLINTPASDLGPAEIEAAARDLAKRHGARIEVTVGDELLDKNFPMIHAVGRASPRAPRLIDLSWGREGARTITLIGKGITFDTGGLDIKPSSAMLLMKKDMGGAAAVLTLAHIVMAQKLDVRLRVLIPTAENSVSGDAFRPGDVLVSRAGTTVEIGNTDAEGRLVLADAISLADEQAPQSMYVFATLTGAARVALGPDLPAMFTNDDAFATEMVATAASVGDPVWRLPLWPGYDCKLDSPVADMNNVWEAPFAGSITAALFLKRFAKQAQRFAHFDLFGWRPAANALGPRGGEPQVARALYTVLAKELCR, translated from the coding sequence ATGCTGGCCAAGGACTCGGCGCTCGACGCATTGCCGCTGTCGGCCGAGCAGCGCAAGTGGGCCGAGGGTGTCGGCTTCAAAGGAACGGCCAAGCAGCAGACGTTGCTGCCCGGTTCCGACGGCCGCATCGCCGGCGTGCTGTTCGGTCTCGGCGACGGCAGTGCGGGCGAGCCGTCCGGCCCATCGGAGCTGCTGATCGGGCAGCTCGCCCAGTCGCTACCCGCAGGCACCTATCGATTGGCGCAGGATCCGCGCGAACCGACGCTGGCCGCGATCGCCTGGGGTCTCGGGTCCTATCGCTATACGCGCTACAAGACCAAGCGCAATGGAGCGGCACAAGCGGCGGGCCTGCGATTCCCGCAGGGGGCCGACCGCGAGCTCGCGATCAACACGATCGAGGCGGTGCGGCTCGGGCGCGATCTCATCAACACGCCTGCTTCCGATCTCGGGCCCGCCGAGATCGAGGCTGCCGCCCGTGACCTGGCCAAGCGCCACGGCGCGCGCATCGAGGTCACCGTCGGCGACGAGCTGCTCGACAAGAACTTCCCTATGATTCACGCCGTCGGCCGTGCCAGCCCGCGCGCCCCGCGTCTCATCGACCTCAGCTGGGGCCGCGAAGGCGCCCGCACCATCACGCTCATCGGCAAGGGGATCACCTTCGACACCGGCGGCCTCGACATCAAGCCGTCGAGCGCGATGCTCTTGATGAAGAAGGACATGGGCGGCGCCGCTGCCGTGCTGACGCTGGCGCACATCGTCATGGCGCAGAAGCTCGACGTCCGCCTGCGCGTCCTCATTCCGACGGCCGAGAACAGCGTATCGGGCGACGCGTTCCGCCCTGGCGACGTCCTCGTCTCGCGCGCCGGCACGACGGTCGAAATTGGCAACACCGACGCCGAGGGCCGACTCGTGCTTGCCGATGCGATCTCGCTTGCCGACGAGCAGGCGCCGCAGAGCATGTACGTATTCGCCACGCTCACAGGTGCGGCGCGCGTGGCGCTCGGTCCCGACCTGCCGGCCATGTTTACGAACGACGACGCGTTCGCAACCGAGATGGTCGCCACGGCGGCGAGCGTCGGCGATCCCGTTTGGCGTCTGCCGCTCTGGCCCGGCTACGACTGCAAGCTCGACAGCCCCGTGGCCGACATGAACAATGTGTGGGAAGCGCCGTTCGCCGGCTCCATCACCGCCGCCCTGTTCCTCAAGCGCTTCGCCAAGCAGGCGCAGCGCTTTGCGCACTTCGACCTGTTCGGCTGGCGGCCGGCCGCCAACGCACTTGGCCCGCGCGGCGGTGAACCCCAGGTTGCGCGCGCCCTCTACACCGTTCTCGCCAAGGAGCTGTGCCGATGA
- a CDS encoding glutathione S-transferase family protein, translated as MTTNRYRLVIGNKNWSSWSLRPWLAMRRVGVPFEEINVRLRQADSKAAIAKYSPSGMVPLLLDGDLAIWDSLAIIEYVADAHPETALWPADRRTRAVARSVAAEMHSGFVPLRSTCPMEILARSPLDPLPDDVAGNVRRIVGIWQECRRGYGKGGPFLFGEFTAADAMYAPVASRFRTYVPDLGAYGDDGTAAAYVDTIFAMPEMHAWIEGAKDEMAVSQG; from the coding sequence ATGACCACGAATCGATATCGCCTGGTGATAGGCAACAAGAATTGGTCGAGCTGGAGCCTGCGGCCATGGCTGGCCATGCGCCGCGTGGGGGTGCCGTTCGAGGAGATTAACGTGCGTCTGCGGCAGGCGGATTCCAAAGCCGCTATCGCCAAGTACAGCCCCTCCGGGATGGTGCCGCTGCTGCTCGACGGTGACCTGGCCATCTGGGACAGTCTCGCCATCATCGAATACGTGGCGGACGCGCACCCCGAGACGGCCCTTTGGCCAGCCGACCGGCGGACGCGGGCCGTGGCGCGCTCCGTTGCCGCCGAGATGCACTCGGGCTTCGTCCCGCTGCGCTCGACCTGCCCGATGGAGATCTTGGCGCGCAGCCCGCTCGACCCGCTGCCGGATGACGTTGCCGGCAATGTTCGGCGCATCGTCGGCATCTGGCAGGAATGCCGGCGCGGCTATGGCAAGGGCGGCCCATTCCTGTTCGGCGAATTCACGGCGGCGGATGCCATGTACGCGCCTGTCGCATCGCGGTTCAGAACCTACGTGCCAGATCTAGGGGCCTACGGCGACGACGGCACCGCTGCCGCCTATGTCGATACGATCTTTGCGATGCCGGAGATGCACGCCTGGATCGAAGGCGCCAAAGACGAAATGGCGGTTAGCCAAGGTTAA
- a CDS encoding C40 family peptidase, with protein sequence MSDADTETSAAPPPPPAAGLDPRRHAFRPDLAAESLYGKVSAPRYAEATPAQVVRASVPLRLRPSPTCGFETEALFGETVDVYDIRDGWAWVQLTRDRYVGYVPADSLSEDIDPTTHRVRSLGTFVYPVPDIKSPPIMHLSLNSELCIASADERFMMLKGGGFVVTRHVAERGRRAPDFVELAERFIGTPYLWGGRTRLGIDCSGLVQVTLEAAGIAAPRDTDMQQAELGTEVAIPDVLDGMQRGDLIYWKGHVGIMADSVTLVHANAHHMQVVAETLPEAIERIAKLGAEIAAVKRLPALSGS encoded by the coding sequence ATGAGCGATGCGGATACCGAGACGTCGGCGGCTCCGCCGCCACCCCCGGCCGCCGGGCTCGACCCGCGGCGCCATGCCTTCCGGCCCGACCTGGCGGCCGAAAGCCTCTACGGCAAGGTGAGCGCGCCGCGCTATGCCGAGGCCACGCCGGCGCAGGTCGTCCGCGCGTCCGTGCCGCTGCGCCTGCGCCCGTCGCCGACCTGCGGGTTCGAGACCGAGGCACTATTCGGCGAGACCGTCGATGTCTACGACATACGCGACGGCTGGGCGTGGGTGCAGCTTACCCGCGATCGCTACGTCGGCTACGTGCCGGCCGACTCGCTGTCGGAGGATATCGACCCCACGACTCACCGCGTGCGCTCGCTCGGGACGTTCGTCTACCCGGTGCCCGACATCAAGTCGCCGCCCATCATGCACCTCAGCCTCAACTCGGAGCTGTGCATCGCCAGCGCCGACGAGCGCTTCATGATGCTCAAGGGCGGCGGCTTCGTCGTCACCCGCCATGTCGCCGAGCGGGGCCGTCGGGCACCCGACTTCGTCGAGCTTGCCGAGCGCTTCATCGGCACGCCTTACCTATGGGGCGGACGCACCCGGCTCGGCATCGACTGTTCGGGGCTCGTCCAGGTGACGCTGGAAGCTGCCGGCATCGCTGCCCCGCGCGACACCGACATGCAGCAGGCCGAGCTCGGCACCGAGGTGGCGATCCCCGACGTGCTCGATGGCATGCAGCGCGGCGACCTCATCTACTGGAAGGGGCACGTCGGCATCATGGCCGACAGCGTCACGCTCGTGCACGCCAACGCGCATCACATGCAGGTGGTGGCCGAAACGCTGCCGGAGGCCATCGAGCGCATCGCCAAGCTCGGCGCCGAGATCGCCGCCGTGAAGCGGCTGCCGGCGCTATCGGGCAGCTAG
- a CDS encoding microcin C ABC transporter permease YejB yields the protein MAAYLLKRLLLIIPTLFGIMLISFTIIQFAPGGPVDRILAQLSGRDSSIVSRIGGGGNDALSSNNSQAQLGQGAADAITSKYRGAQGLDPEFIKSLEKQFGFDKPAYERFFLMMKNYLTFNFGQSYFRDVSVLQLIKEKLPVSISLGIWMLLLSYMISIPLGIRKAVHDGEPFDTWSSTVLVVAYAIPGFLFAVLLLILFAGSSFLQIFPSRGLTSDNWDQLSLFGKVVDYFWHLTLPLIAMSLTAFTTMTFLTKNSFLDEIRKQYVITARAKGLDEKRVLYGHVFRNAMLLIIAGFPGAFITAFFAGSLLIETIFSLDGIGLLSFESIEKRDYPVVFATLWIFSLMGLILNIVADFAYTLVDPRIDFESREV from the coding sequence ATGGCCGCCTATCTTCTCAAGCGCCTTTTGCTGATCATCCCGACGCTGTTCGGCATCATGCTGATCAGCTTCACCATCATCCAGTTCGCGCCCGGCGGCCCCGTCGACCGAATCCTCGCCCAGCTCTCGGGCCGCGATTCTTCGATCGTCTCGCGCATCGGCGGCGGCGGCAACGACGCGCTGTCGAGCAACAACAGTCAGGCGCAGCTTGGACAGGGCGCGGCGGACGCCATCACCTCCAAGTACCGCGGCGCGCAGGGTCTGGACCCGGAGTTCATCAAGAGCCTCGAGAAGCAGTTCGGCTTCGACAAGCCGGCCTACGAGCGCTTCTTCCTCATGATGAAGAACTACCTCACTTTCAACTTCGGCCAGAGCTATTTCCGCGACGTCTCGGTGCTCCAGTTGATCAAGGAGAAGCTGCCGGTCTCCATCTCACTCGGTATTTGGATGCTACTGCTATCCTACATGATCTCCATACCGCTTGGGATCCGCAAAGCGGTGCACGACGGCGAGCCGTTCGACACGTGGTCGAGCACGGTGCTGGTCGTCGCCTACGCCATCCCCGGCTTCCTCTTCGCCGTGCTGCTGCTCATCTTGTTTGCCGGCTCGTCGTTCCTGCAGATATTTCCATCGCGCGGGCTGACGTCCGACAACTGGGACCAGCTCTCGCTCTTCGGCAAGGTCGTCGATTACTTCTGGCATCTGACGCTGCCGCTGATCGCGATGTCGTTGACCGCCTTCACGACCATGACATTCTTGACCAAGAACTCGTTCCTCGACGAAATCCGCAAACAATACGTGATCACGGCGCGGGCCAAGGGCCTCGACGAGAAAAGGGTTCTATACGGGCACGTGTTCCGCAACGCGATGCTGCTGATCATCGCCGGCTTCCCCGGCGCATTCATAACTGCTTTCTTCGCCGGCTCGTTGTTGATCGAGACCATCTTCTCGCTCGACGGGATCGGGCTGCTGTCGTTCGAATCCATTGAGAAGCGCGACTATCCGGTTGTGTTCGCCACGCTGTGGATCTTCTCGCTGATGGGTCTCATCCTCAACATCGTCGCCGACTTTGCCTATACGCTCGTCGATCCCCGCATCGACTTCGAAAGCAGGGAGGTGTAG